A stretch of DNA from Verrucomicrobiia bacterium:
TACTGCCGCAGGCTCAGCCAGTGAACGCAGCCGTTGGTGGTTTTAGGCAAGCCCGCCGACCATACATTCAGTTACCGAATCTTTTAGCTTCTGTTACGCCGGCTTGCCTTCCCTCACCGTCGGCAAGCGCCAGCGAGCCAGATTACCAAAATCTAAAATCTTTAGGCTCCCTTACGCCAGCTTAGGCCGGAACGCGATTAGTCCTGCCAAGCCCATTCCCAGCAGGCCAAGAGTGGCGCCGCCATCCGGCACGCCAACCGCCCCGTTGCCATCCACTGTGAGGCTCCAACTGTCCAGCGTGCCCACACCCACGGGCGACACGTCCGCAATGTACAACGTCCAGGCCCCGTTGGCGTCCATCCCGTTGAACGAACTCAAAAAAGCGGTTCGCGGGTCGGTATCCAACGCCGTCAGCGGATTGACGTTGCGTGCGTCCGGCTGCCACGCTCCAGTCAACGCGCCCCCGCCCGCGCTGCCCAGGTGGCTGTCGCCGTTGGCCGCGCTGTCGCTGAATGTCACGTTGAGCCCGCTGTCAGACGAGCCATACGGATTGCCGCTGGTGCTGCCCACGCGATTGAGCAGCACGGCAAAACCGGTGGCACCGTGGCGCAAGTAGGCATAATAATCACCGTTGTAACCGCCGGAGATGTCCAGCGTCACCGTCACGTCGCTGATCGAAGTAATGGTCGTGCTGAGGTTGATCGTATCGGCCACGCCGTTCAGGTCGTTATCAGGGATGACCACCCCGGGCGACGAGGTGGCGGTGACGGGCAGGGCCCGTGCCGATGGAGCAAAGGCCTGCGCGAGGCAGAACATCAAACCGGCAGGTAAAAGGAGTCTCATTTTCATAGTCGTGCAAGGCAACTGGGTCATGGGCCAACGCGCGTCCGGTAGAAGCGAGGCGAAGTAGGGTTGCTGTCGTTGTAAATGATCAAACCGGTGGCGTCGGCTGTCAGCGTACCGGACAAATCGGTCCATGGGCCGCTGCTCGATGAGGCCGATTGGATGACGTATTGGAACGTCGGGATGCCGGCGAACTGGAGGAAATTCGCGCCGGAGTTGGCCGTAATCGAGATCAGATTGAGCGTCGGCCCGCTGGTTGAAGTGACCGTAACGGCCACAGTGCCTTGGGCGGTGCAGTGGCCATCGCTGAGCGTGTAGGTGAACGTATCGAGGCCCGCAAAGTCATGCGCCGGCGTATAAGACACCATCGTGCCGCCGCTTGTCAGCGCGACGGCGCCGCCATGGGCGCTCGATGAACTGACACTCAGGATGCTCAGCGGACCGTGGATTGAGCTGCTGTCGTTGGCGAGGAGTTTAACAACTGGCGCGTTGACCGCCGTGTTCTGCACAGTTCCAAGGGTGTCGGCCCCAGCCACGGGCGGCTCATTAAGGGTTATCGTCACCTCCGCGCTGGAATCCGGACAAGGCGGATTAGAGATGGTCCAGCGCAAGACAATCGGACCCGTGCCGGCGGTGTGCGTGAAGGCTGCATTTGGATCGTTGGCGCTGCTGAAGCCGCCGACCCCGCCGCGGACAATCGTCCAAGTGCCCACGCCGACGATTGGGGTATTGCCCCCCAGGGCCGCTGATGTGCTGCCAGGGCAAATCGTTTGCGGCCCACCCACCGTGGCGGTTGTCGGCGGGAGATTGATGGGCACATCAACGGAATTCTGGGCCGTGCATCCGGAGCTATTGCCCACCACCAGGGTGAGGGTCACGAGGCCCGAGGCCCCGGCAGTGTAGGTGACGCTCTGCTGATCGAGCAGACCCGTGAGAGCGCCGTTGCTGATGGTCCATGAATAGGTGGCAGCGCCGGCCGGGCCGCTGGCCGTATTGCCGGTGGAATCAGCGCACACGCTGGCGTCCGCTGTAATCGCGGGCGTGGACGGCAGCGCGTTGACGGTCAGCGCAGCGGGGAGTGAATCCACCGGACCGGAGGTGTTGGTAAACACCGCGCGATATTGGTTGCCGCTCTGCGAAACTGCCGCTGTAAAGCTGAGCGTACCCGAAGTTGCGCCGGTAACGTCATTCCAAGTCAAGCCGCCATCAGTGCTCACCTGCCATTGGACGGTGGGCGTGGGGGTGCCACTTGCTGTTGCGGTGAACGTCGCAGCAGCTCCGTCACATACCGTGGCGGCTTGCGGTTGCTGGGTCACGAGAGGCGCCGCGCCCTGGAATTCAAGCGCGCCCATGTCCACGATGCTGCTGAAAATGCGCGGAAAGCCTGGGCCGCGCTGGTCGTCCGGCGACGCCTCGGTGGTGTTGCCGTTGGCGTTTTGATCGGCGTAGTCCTGCGGAATGAGCGCGTTGTCGCCGGCGTCAATGGCCGGGCTGTTGACCACCAGCGCGTGCGTCAAGGTGGGACCGCCGTTGTTGGCCAGCGTGGTGTCCAAAACCGTAGTGAGGTTAATCGTCCCGCTTCCACTGTTGCCGACGATGTTGCCGTTGACGCCATTGCCAATGCCGCCCGCGCTGCCGGCGTCGCCGATCAAATCGTGGCTGGCCGTGCCGATGGTGCCGCCGAGGTCGTCCGCTCCGCCGCTGTCGGAGTTGCCGGCCACGATGCTGTTGTTCAAGGTCCCGGTGACCGCCGCGTCAATTCCCCCGCCGCTGCCCGCGGCGCCAGTGGCGCCGTTGCCGGTGATGGTCACGTTGGCCGCAGTCCAGGTGGCGGCGTTGGCGAGGTTAATCCCGCCACCATAACTGGCCTGGTTGCCGGAAATGGTGCTGTTGGCCACCGTCAGAGTGCCCCCATTGTCAATGCCGCCGCCGCCGTTGACCGTCACGAGGTTGCTGGAGATGGTGCTGTTGGCCACGATGAGCGTGCCGCTGTTGCAAATGCCGCCGCCATTGGGCGCTTGGTTGCTCGAAATGGTGCTGTTGAAAACGCTCAATACGCCAAGATTGTAAATGCCCCCACCGCCGGCGGCAGGTCCCGCTAGGTTGCCCGAAAGGATGCTGTTGGACACCACCAGCGTCGCGTTGTTGTCGTTGAAAACGCCGCCCGCCCCGACAGCCTGGTTGTTGGTGAGCGTGCAATTGGCCAGCGTCAGGCTGGCGAAGGGGCTATTGGACACCGCGCCGCCAAACTGGCCGCTGGCGCCGGCGCTGGCATTCTCAATGGTCAAGCCGCTGATCAGCACCGTCGGTCCGGGATTGGCCTGGGCGGTGTTGATGCCGAACACGCTGGCGTTTCCGTTCCCGCCGCCGCTGACGGTGACCAAACTCGCTCCGTCGCCGATAATCTTCAAATCCTTGTTCACGGTGAGCTCGGCGCCGGGCGCGTAGGCGCCGGCCTTGACGAACACCATGCCACCAGCGCAGGCCGCGTTTATGCCCGCTTGAATGGTCTGCTTCGCCGTCGCCAGGCTAGTGCCGTCGTTGGCGTCGTTGCCGCCGGACGCTTCCACGTAGATGGCCGGCGAGCACACCGTAATAGAGACCGTCGCCGCCGCCGAAGAGAGGGTGCCGTTGTTGACGTTGAACTGGAGGCTGTCCGGGCCGGCGTAATTGTTGTTCGGTGTGTAGGTCAGGTTGGGGGCTGCGCCCGAGAGGGCGCCATGCCCCGGGTTGACGGTCACGCTATACGTCAGCGGAAGCGGTGGCGAGTTCGGGTCGGCGCCGGTCAACGTGATGGTCGCGGCCGTGTTCTCGGGAGTGGTGACGGACTGAGGGTTGGCCGTGGGCGTGCCGACCACGGTGATCGAGACCGTGGCGAGCAGAGAATCGACCGCTCCATTGTTGACCTTGAACTGCAAGCTGTCCGAACCAAAATAACCGCTGTTCGGGGTGTACGTCAGGCCGGGCGCGGTCCC
This window harbors:
- a CDS encoding VPDSG-CTERM sorting domain-containing protein encodes the protein MRLLLPAGLMFCLAQAFAPSARALPVTATSSPGVVIPDNDLNGVADTINLSTTITSISDVTVTLDISGGYNGDYYAYLRHGATGFAVLLNRVGSTSGNPYGSSDSGLNVTFSDSAANGDSHLGSAGGGALTGAWQPDARNVNPLTALDTDPRTAFLSSFNGMDANGAWTLYIADVSPVGVGTLDSWSLTVDGNGAVGVPDGGATLGLLGMGLAGLIAFRPKLA